A genomic window from Candidatus Obscuribacterales bacterium includes:
- a CDS encoding DegT/DnrJ/EryC1/StrS family aminotransferase: protein MEARSSYNIPIAKPYFTGEEPALIAQALESGWVSQGPLVEKFENTVAKYAGAKFAVATTSCTTALHLSMLIHGIGAGDEVICPSYSFVASANGVRHAGAEPQFVDIDAKTLNICPVATEEFIAANYTSDMVNKKTGKKLKGILIVHQIGIPADIDAFKKIAESRGLTLLEDSACALGSFYKKQPIGSSGFTNSLSFHPRKVISCGEGGMILTGNEKLAEMAKVLRAHGASISDYARHKSGSTAYESYDVVGYNYRMTDIQAALGVKQMDIIEKLIARRLEIGDRYNKAFSQIEGLEIITPPSYVTRWNYQSYPIRLAKGTTEDRNKVMAYMQEQGIATRRGIPPIHKEPVYSNGATLPNTESVSDRSLFLPIFMTLTDDEVEHIIKSVKSAVGTAVAVSR, encoded by the coding sequence ATGGAAGCAAGAAGCTCTTACAACATCCCCATAGCTAAGCCTTACTTCACAGGCGAAGAACCGGCGCTCATTGCGCAGGCTCTCGAGTCCGGCTGGGTGTCACAAGGACCGCTTGTTGAGAAGTTTGAGAACACGGTCGCCAAATATGCAGGCGCGAAGTTCGCAGTAGCGACGACGTCGTGTACAACGGCGCTACATCTTTCGATGTTGATTCATGGAATAGGCGCCGGTGACGAGGTAATTTGCCCGTCGTATAGCTTCGTGGCTAGTGCCAATGGTGTCCGCCATGCAGGCGCTGAACCGCAATTTGTGGACATTGATGCGAAGACCTTGAATATTTGTCCGGTGGCGACAGAGGAATTCATTGCTGCGAATTACACGTCGGACATGGTCAATAAGAAGACCGGCAAGAAGCTGAAGGGCATTCTTATTGTTCACCAGATTGGTATTCCGGCAGATATTGATGCGTTCAAGAAAATAGCTGAGTCTCGTGGGCTTACGTTGCTTGAAGATTCGGCATGTGCTTTGGGTTCTTTCTATAAGAAACAGCCGATTGGTAGTTCCGGATTTACAAATTCATTGAGCTTTCACCCACGCAAAGTAATTAGCTGTGGTGAAGGTGGAATGATTCTCACGGGTAATGAGAAGCTAGCCGAGATGGCTAAAGTGTTGCGCGCACATGGTGCGTCGATATCGGATTATGCGCGTCATAAGTCTGGAAGCACCGCCTATGAGTCTTACGATGTCGTCGGTTACAACTATCGCATGACGGATATTCAAGCTGCGCTTGGTGTGAAGCAGATGGATATTATCGAAAAGCTGATTGCTCGCCGCCTGGAAATTGGCGATAGATACAACAAGGCATTCAGTCAAATTGAAGGCTTGGAGATAATTACTCCGCCGTCGTATGTGACGCGTTGGAACTACCAGTCGTACCCAATTCGCTTGGCGAAGGGCACGACTGAGGACAGAAACAAGGTGATGGCGTACATGCAAGAGCAAGGTATCGCCACCCGCCGTGGAATACCGCCGATTCACAAAGAGCCGGTGTACTCAAATGGCGCGACTCTGCCAAACACTGAGAGTGTTTCGGATAGATCACTTTTCCTCCCAATATTTATGACACTGACAGATGATGAAGTCGAGCACATCATCAAGTCAGTGAAGTCAGCCGTCGGTACGGCGGTTGCGGTATCCCGCTAA
- a CDS encoding GDP-mannose 4,6-dehydratase, whose translation MDLKDKRILVTGGAGFIGSNLVDELVARGAEVIVVDDFSTGKEANLAGVKQSGKVHIVKGSILDALLVRKLVKESDMIFHMAVQCLRVCFDRPHLVHEVNATGTLNLLEATRMVNQGTSSRRISRFVYCSSSEVYGTAKTAPMNEDHPLEPTTTYGASKLAGELYTQAFHTTWGLPTVIVRPFNTYGYREHHEGSSGEVIPRFAIRIMNNLPPIIFGDGSQTRDFTFVTDTVKGIITAGSADNLIGQTVNIARGQEVTIKDIAERLLKLLGKENLEIQYQPTRPGDVLRHFADPAKAAKLTGYKAEIDIDKGLQLYIDWLKKQNLDAAKLLNEMTTKNWNVDNAEIFAATRH comes from the coding sequence ATGGACTTAAAAGATAAGCGAATACTGGTAACCGGCGGAGCCGGATTCATTGGCAGTAACTTGGTTGATGAATTGGTCGCCAGAGGAGCAGAAGTCATCGTAGTCGATGATTTCTCCACTGGCAAAGAAGCCAATCTGGCTGGTGTTAAACAAAGCGGCAAAGTCCACATCGTCAAAGGATCGATCTTAGACGCGTTGTTGGTTCGCAAGCTGGTTAAAGAATCAGACATGATTTTCCACATGGCGGTTCAATGCTTGCGTGTTTGCTTCGACCGTCCTCACTTGGTTCATGAAGTGAATGCGACGGGGACCCTGAATCTATTAGAAGCTACGCGCATGGTTAATCAGGGTACCAGCAGTCGTCGTATTTCGAGATTTGTGTACTGCTCCTCGTCGGAAGTCTATGGAACAGCTAAAACTGCTCCAATGAACGAAGATCATCCTCTGGAGCCGACTACAACCTACGGCGCAAGCAAACTAGCCGGTGAGTTGTACACGCAGGCATTCCACACTACTTGGGGATTGCCGACTGTAATTGTGCGTCCGTTCAATACTTACGGCTATCGCGAGCATCATGAAGGTTCAAGCGGGGAAGTAATTCCACGTTTTGCTATTCGCATAATGAATAATTTGCCGCCAATTATCTTTGGTGATGGTTCACAAACGCGAGACTTTACTTTTGTCACTGATACCGTCAAGGGAATTATTACCGCGGGCTCTGCCGATAATTTGATTGGTCAAACAGTCAACATTGCGCGTGGGCAAGAAGTAACCATTAAGGATATTGCTGAGCGCTTATTGAAACTGCTGGGCAAGGAAAACCTTGAAATTCAGTATCAACCGACAAGACCAGGCGATGTGCTCAGACACTTCGCAGATCCGGCAAAAGCAGCGAAATTGACCGGGTATAAAGCTGAGATCGATATCGACAAGGGTCTTCAGTTGTACATTGACTGGTTGAAGAAACAGAATTTGGATGCTGCCAAACTGTTGAACGAAATGACTACAAAAAATTGGAATGTGGATAATGCCGAGATATTTGCCGCAACCAGACATTGA
- a CDS encoding acyltransferase — protein sequence MPRYLPQPDIDGLPENPYNRHCWITGEPEIGEGTWIGAFTLIDGQGGLTIGKGVNVSTGAAILTHNTVKRCVTERAYNVVDRAPTVVEDYVFVGENATILMGCHIGHHSIIGAGAVVLEGTKVPPYSLVVGVPGKVIRNIEQDIDKWKQEALTTSP from the coding sequence ATGCCGAGATATTTGCCGCAACCAGACATTGATGGTTTGCCGGAGAATCCATACAATCGCCATTGTTGGATAACCGGTGAACCGGAAATTGGCGAAGGCACTTGGATTGGTGCTTTTACTCTAATTGACGGTCAGGGCGGATTGACAATCGGCAAAGGCGTAAATGTCTCAACCGGCGCGGCTATTTTGACGCACAACACGGTCAAGCGTTGTGTCACTGAGCGTGCTTACAACGTAGTTGATCGGGCGCCGACTGTTGTAGAAGATTACGTATTTGTCGGCGAGAACGCGACAATATTGATGGGATGCCATATCGGGCACCACAGCATTATCGGAGCCGGAGCCGTTGTTTTAGAAGGAACCAAAGTACCGCCGTATTCATTGGTGGTCGGAGTCCCGGGAAAAGTAATTCGGAATATAGAACAGGATATAGATAAATGGAAGCAAGAAGCTCTTACAACATCCCCATAG
- a CDS encoding N-acetyltransferase, whose protein sequence is MYKAGPLQKISPDVKVGEGTKIYDFVNLYGCEIGADSKIGTFVEIQKNSKIGDRCKISSHTFICEGVTIEDEVFVGHGVVFINDHFPRATAEGGALQTEADWTVSPTMIKRGASIGSGAVIMCNVTIGEKAMIGAGAVVTKDVPAGAVVAGNPAKALMKSVR, encoded by the coding sequence ATGTATAAAGCCGGCCCGCTACAGAAGATTAGCCCCGATGTAAAAGTTGGCGAAGGCACGAAGATATACGACTTCGTCAATTTGTATGGATGCGAAATTGGCGCGGACAGCAAAATCGGAACTTTTGTCGAGATACAAAAGAATTCGAAAATTGGCGACCGCTGCAAAATCTCCAGCCATACTTTTATTTGTGAAGGCGTGACAATTGAAGACGAAGTCTTCGTTGGTCACGGTGTTGTATTTATCAATGATCACTTCCCGCGTGCAACAGCCGAAGGCGGCGCGTTGCAAACGGAAGCGGATTGGACTGTCAGCCCGACGATGATTAAGCGTGGCGCGTCCATCGGCTCAGGCGCAGTGATTATGTGTAATGTGACAATCGGCGAAAAGGCAATGATAGGTGCCGGCGCTGTAGTCACCAAAGATGTCCCGGCAGGCGCTGTAGTTGCGGGTAACCCGGCTAAAGCGTTAATGAAGTCAGTACGTTAA
- a CDS encoding DegT/DnrJ/EryC1/StrS family aminotransferase, whose amino-acid sequence MTTSIANSVIPFVDLKTQMESVAADVDAAIKPILASGGFIMGPAVGEFEKAFAEFCRAKYCVSLHSGTAALHLALLAAGVGPGDEVITQPNSFIATAEAISFVGATPRFVDVDFETYNIDVAKLEAAITRRTKAIIPVHLYGQPADMAPIMEIAKKYGIKVIEDACQAHGATYGGKPVGTYGDVAAFSFYPGKNLGAAGDGGAIVTNNPEIAEKVRLLRDHGSSKKYEHRIIGHNFRLDTIQAAILNVKLKHLPAWNDARRRNAAYYTDKLQEAAVVTPEISGNCRSVFHLYVIQVDNRAAVQKALSEANIQSGIHYPIPIHLQEAYRFMGHRAGDFPVTERLAGKILSLPMYAELTPAQQDRVIEIVQKHAD is encoded by the coding sequence ATGACCACTAGTATCGCAAATTCAGTAATTCCCTTTGTGGATCTCAAAACCCAGATGGAAAGCGTCGCAGCCGATGTTGATGCTGCCATCAAGCCCATCTTAGCTAGTGGTGGTTTTATCATGGGACCGGCTGTTGGTGAGTTCGAGAAAGCATTTGCTGAATTCTGCAGAGCTAAGTACTGCGTTTCGCTTCATTCCGGAACCGCCGCTCTTCACTTGGCTTTGTTAGCCGCTGGAGTTGGCCCTGGTGATGAAGTTATCACCCAACCAAATTCTTTCATCGCTACTGCTGAAGCCATTTCATTTGTAGGCGCAACACCAAGATTTGTTGATGTTGATTTTGAAACATACAACATTGATGTAGCCAAACTGGAAGCAGCGATTACTCGCCGCACCAAGGCAATTATTCCTGTTCACCTTTATGGTCAGCCGGCTGACATGGCGCCAATTATGGAAATCGCCAAGAAGTACGGCATCAAAGTTATTGAAGATGCATGCCAAGCTCACGGTGCTACATACGGCGGCAAGCCGGTTGGCACATATGGCGATGTAGCTGCATTCAGCTTCTACCCAGGCAAAAACCTGGGAGCCGCCGGAGACGGTGGTGCTATCGTCACCAACAATCCTGAGATTGCTGAGAAGGTTCGTTTGTTGCGTGATCATGGATCCAGCAAGAAGTACGAGCACAGAATCATTGGTCACAACTTCCGTCTCGATACAATTCAAGCTGCAATTCTCAATGTTAAGTTGAAACACTTACCTGCTTGGAACGATGCTAGAAGAAGAAATGCTGCGTATTACACAGATAAGCTGCAAGAAGCTGCTGTTGTTACTCCGGAAATTTCAGGCAATTGCCGCTCGGTGTTTCACTTGTATGTTATCCAAGTAGACAATCGCGCTGCTGTTCAGAAAGCGCTGTCCGAAGCAAATATTCAAAGTGGAATTCACTACCCAATTCCAATTCACTTGCAAGAAGCATACAGATTCATGGGTCACAGAGCAGGCGATTTCCCGGTAACGGAAAGACTTGCCGGCAAGATCTTGAGTCTGCCGATGTATGCGGAATTGACCCCTGCACAGCAAGACCGCGTTATAGAAATCGTTCAGAAGCACGCTGATTAG
- a CDS encoding DUF1574 family protein yields MFGRLTKSTFLWLIVGLFLVDCAIKYGKPLRYMEMGGYIPADQNPLADKFDALKSEAKNTRVLLVGSSLPMCAAACADYRNGNISLPTVGYDLFTYPKAKYFESVLKDMVGKDLPVFNYSGNGCMVSDSYIVIEQAYKHGMKPKVVVLALAPRDFIDNLACATEKTSYYDFFEKLEKNRAKFNLTNFNAEETFNKTLADVWYYYKLKPDYHNLFCLGVSGALHRSTDLYSATHRDPLQTEFTQVRLAAWGPPKLADITGDEEKKKKDLKVYDTSYNPVDTKRFGREREYLFKTLAFCRQHDILPIVVNMPRTKRNQAILPEWFQQDYMKALTDASAEYGCPFYDLNADPNFTESDFRDSVHLNGDGGLKVFNVLTAKLSKDEQFLTQIEDNKQLSLK; encoded by the coding sequence TTGTTCGGTCGTTTGACGAAAAGCACATTTCTCTGGTTGATAGTCGGCTTGTTTTTAGTCGACTGTGCGATCAAATACGGCAAGCCTCTGCGCTACATGGAAATGGGCGGCTATATTCCGGCCGACCAAAATCCGTTGGCTGACAAATTCGATGCGCTTAAGTCCGAAGCCAAAAACACTCGAGTATTACTCGTTGGCTCATCACTGCCAATGTGCGCTGCCGCCTGTGCCGACTACAGAAACGGCAACATATCACTGCCAACCGTTGGCTATGATCTATTTACTTATCCCAAAGCCAAGTATTTCGAAAGCGTCTTGAAAGACATGGTGGGTAAAGACTTGCCAGTATTCAATTACAGCGGCAACGGTTGCATGGTGTCTGATTCGTATATCGTCATCGAGCAAGCCTACAAGCACGGCATGAAACCCAAGGTCGTCGTCCTCGCATTGGCCCCACGCGACTTCATCGACAATCTAGCCTGTGCCACCGAGAAAACTTCTTATTACGACTTCTTTGAAAAGCTCGAGAAGAACAGGGCAAAATTCAACCTTACCAACTTCAACGCTGAAGAGACTTTCAACAAGACTCTTGCCGATGTTTGGTACTACTACAAGCTGAAGCCGGACTACCACAACCTATTTTGCCTCGGCGTCTCCGGCGCGCTTCACCGCTCAACAGACTTGTACTCCGCAACCCACCGCGATCCGCTACAAACAGAATTCACGCAAGTTCGCCTGGCGGCATGGGGTCCGCCTAAGCTTGCCGACATAACAGGTGACGAAGAGAAGAAGAAGAAAGACCTAAAAGTCTACGACACGTCTTACAACCCAGTAGACACCAAACGCTTCGGGCGTGAACGCGAGTATCTCTTCAAGACGCTTGCCTTCTGCCGCCAACACGACATTCTCCCCATCGTCGTCAACATGCCCAGGACAAAGCGCAATCAGGCGATACTTCCTGAGTGGTTCCAACAGGACTACATGAAAGCCCTTACTGACGCATCCGCTGAATACGGCTGCCCCTTCTACGACTTAAACGCCGATCCCAACTTCACCGAATCCGACTTCCGCGACTCCGTCCACCTCAACGGCGACGGCGGGTTGAAAGTGTTCAACGTGCTGACTGCGAAGTTGAGCAAGGACGAGCAGTTCTTAACCCAAATCGAAGACAACAAGCAGTTGTCTCTGAAGTAA